From Cecembia calidifontis, one genomic window encodes:
- a CDS encoding outer membrane beta-barrel protein produces MKKLIALALMYLCLIFEINAQTIEITPFTGYTFNHGFPILGGRATLGGGQTFGGMIGFQLNDFFEIETLYSFQSGTSTARSTAIQGDVRARTNAHYAMIGGNRLFPVSSQMAFFSGLKIGAGILSFPNNEYRDISRFAVGINGGMKYFLSDNVGIRLQANLMMPISNVGANLWWSPGGGTQVGLNGWSSVIQFGFTGGMIFRLGN; encoded by the coding sequence ATGAAAAAATTAATAGCCTTGGCCTTAATGTATTTGTGTTTGATTTTTGAAATCAACGCCCAAACCATAGAAATAACACCCTTTACTGGATATACTTTTAATCACGGGTTTCCCATTCTTGGAGGAAGGGCGACTTTGGGTGGAGGCCAGACTTTTGGGGGAATGATTGGTTTTCAGCTAAATGATTTTTTTGAAATAGAAACACTTTACAGTTTCCAAAGCGGTACAAGTACTGCCCGGTCAACCGCTATTCAGGGTGATGTTAGGGCCAGAACTAACGCTCATTATGCTATGATAGGGGGCAATAGGCTTTTTCCAGTATCTTCACAAATGGCATTTTTCTCTGGTCTAAAGATTGGTGCTGGAATTCTTTCGTTTCCAAATAATGAATACAGGGACATCAGTCGCTTTGCTGTTGGTATCAATGGCGGTATGAAATATTTTCTCTCAGATAATGTAGGAATTAGACTTCAAGCGAATTTGATGATGCCTATTTCAAATGTGGGGGCCAACTTATGGTGGAGTCCTGGAGGAGGTACACAGGTCGGGCTTAACGGTTGGTCTTCTGTCATCCAGTTTGGTTTCACTGGAGGTATGATTTTCAGGTTGGGTAATTAA
- a CDS encoding Tex family protein, which translates to MNIQHFVKVAQELNIKVKQVTDTIELLDEGATVPFISRYRKEVTGSLDEVQVAAIRDRIQQLRELDKRREAILKSIQEQGKLTPELEEKIYAAETMSVLEDLYLPYKPKRRTKATVAKEKGLEPLAVKIFEQGSFDLNEEAEKYIDAEKEVNSIEEALQGARDIIAEWINENVELRKKMRDLFIEEGEFVSKVIPGKDEEAIKYKDYFDWKEPIKTAPSHRVLAMRRGEKELFLMLDSSPDEFSALALMDKMVLENASNAAVEQVRLAIKDCYKRLLKPSMETEVRLFTKKKADEEAIKVFAENLRQLLLAAPLGEKSVLAIDPGFRTGCKTVCLGPQGQLLSYDTIFPNEPQRKTSEAGATIKHLVEKHQVEAIAIGNGTASRETEAFVKSLGLPKHIIVTMVNESGASIYSASEVAREEFPDYDLTVRGAVSIGRRLMDPLAELVKIDPKSIGVGQYQHDVDQSALKNSLDDTVMSCVNGVGVEVNTASKQLLTYVSGLGPVLAQNIVSFRNENGPFKSRNDIKKVPRLGDKAFEQAAGFLRIRNAKNPLDASAVHPERYELVEKMAKDIGAKVTDLVSSEELRSKIILKNYVSETVGLPTLQDIMEELSKPGRDPRETFEVFNFQEGVNEISDLKVGMKLPGIITNITKFGAFVDIGVHQDGLVHLSHLADRFVNDPAEVVTVNQKVEVTVMEVDIPRKRIGLSMKSDPFAERGKPKPGGEKKRREEPQAEGDLAAKLAMLKNRFR; encoded by the coding sequence ATGAATATCCAACATTTTGTTAAAGTTGCCCAGGAGTTAAATATTAAGGTCAAGCAGGTTACAGATACCATTGAATTATTGGATGAGGGGGCTACAGTGCCCTTCATTTCCCGCTACCGGAAAGAAGTTACCGGTAGTTTGGATGAGGTGCAGGTGGCCGCAATAAGAGACCGCATCCAGCAACTGCGGGAACTTGACAAAAGGAGAGAGGCAATCCTGAAATCCATTCAGGAACAGGGTAAACTTACCCCTGAATTGGAGGAAAAAATATATGCAGCCGAAACCATGTCGGTATTGGAGGATTTGTATCTGCCTTACAAGCCCAAAAGAAGAACAAAAGCGACCGTTGCTAAAGAAAAAGGTTTGGAGCCTTTGGCAGTCAAGATTTTTGAACAAGGCTCCTTCGATCTAAATGAAGAAGCTGAAAAATATATTGATGCGGAAAAAGAGGTGAATTCCATAGAGGAAGCCTTACAGGGCGCCCGCGACATCATTGCTGAGTGGATCAATGAGAATGTGGAATTGAGGAAAAAAATGAGGGATCTCTTTATAGAAGAAGGGGAGTTCGTGTCTAAAGTAATTCCGGGTAAAGATGAGGAGGCCATCAAATACAAAGATTACTTCGATTGGAAAGAACCTATAAAAACGGCTCCTTCCCATAGGGTGCTGGCGATGAGAAGGGGGGAAAAAGAGTTGTTCTTGATGTTGGATTCTTCACCGGATGAATTTTCTGCTTTGGCATTGATGGATAAAATGGTACTGGAAAACGCATCCAATGCAGCTGTGGAACAAGTCAGGCTAGCGATCAAAGACTGCTATAAGAGACTTTTGAAACCTTCCATGGAAACAGAAGTCAGGCTTTTTACCAAGAAGAAGGCTGATGAAGAGGCCATCAAGGTTTTTGCGGAAAATTTGAGACAGCTTTTATTGGCAGCACCTTTGGGTGAAAAATCTGTTTTGGCCATTGACCCGGGTTTCCGAACAGGTTGTAAAACCGTTTGTCTTGGCCCACAAGGTCAATTGTTGAGCTATGATACCATCTTCCCGAATGAACCTCAGCGGAAAACCTCAGAAGCTGGTGCGACTATCAAGCATTTGGTTGAAAAGCATCAGGTGGAAGCCATAGCCATAGGCAATGGAACCGCGAGCAGGGAGACAGAGGCTTTTGTGAAATCATTGGGATTGCCCAAGCATATAATCGTGACCATGGTCAATGAAAGTGGGGCATCTATCTATTCTGCTTCTGAAGTAGCAAGAGAGGAATTTCCGGATTATGATCTTACAGTGAGAGGAGCAGTTTCGATCGGAAGAAGGTTGATGGATCCATTGGCCGAACTGGTGAAAATTGATCCTAAATCCATTGGAGTGGGACAGTACCAGCATGATGTGGATCAGTCTGCTTTAAAGAACTCCTTGGACGACACCGTTATGAGTTGTGTGAATGGAGTAGGAGTAGAGGTGAATACAGCTTCCAAACAACTCTTGACCTATGTTTCCGGTTTGGGACCTGTTCTTGCCCAGAATATCGTTAGCTTCAGGAATGAGAACGGTCCTTTCAAGAGCAGAAATGATATTAAAAAAGTGCCAAGATTAGGAGATAAGGCTTTTGAACAGGCAGCGGGATTTTTACGCATCCGCAATGCCAAAAATCCATTGGATGCTTCTGCTGTTCATCCGGAGCGTTACGAACTGGTTGAAAAAATGGCGAAAGACATTGGAGCCAAAGTTACAGATCTGGTGAGTTCTGAAGAATTGAGGTCAAAAATTATCCTCAAGAATTATGTTTCAGAAACAGTGGGTTTACCTACTTTGCAGGACATCATGGAGGAGCTTTCCAAGCCTGGAAGAGATCCGAGGGAAACTTTTGAAGTGTTCAATTTCCAGGAAGGGGTCAACGAAATTTCAGACCTGAAAGTAGGGATGAAGTTACCGGGAATCATTACCAACATTACCAAGTTTGGGGCTTTTGTGGATATTGGTGTACATCAGGATGGATTGGTTCACCTGAGCCATTTGGCAGACCGATTTGTCAATGACCCTGCTGAAGTTGTGACTGTCAACCAAAAAGTGGAAGTAACCGTAATGGAGGTTGATATACCAAGAAAGCGGATCGGATTGAGTATGAAATCAGATCCTTTTGCCGAAAGAGGAAAACCCAAGCCCGGAGGAGAAAAGAAAAGAAGGGAGGAGCCTCAGGCAGAAGGAGACCTTGCCGCTAAATTGGCGATGCTCAAGAATAGGTTTAGATAA
- a CDS encoding type II toxin-antitoxin system ParD family antitoxin produces the protein MSTIRKTLTFTEQQDKWIKAQIKDGGFTNESEYIRHLIREDQARNKKFIRLKESIKEGIDSGISEKTVKDIMNEVQSRLKSDGQI, from the coding sequence ATGTCAACAATCAGGAAAACACTGACATTTACAGAACAACAGGATAAATGGATTAAGGCCCAAATCAAGGATGGTGGGTTTACAAATGAATCTGAATATATCAGACATTTGATACGGGAAGACCAAGCGAGAAATAAAAAATTTATTAGGCTAAAAGAGTCCATAAAAGAAGGTATTGATTCTGGAATATCTGAGAAAACAGTAAAGGATATTATGAATGAAGTTCAGAGTCGATTGAAATCAGATGGCCAAATATAA
- a CDS encoding type II toxin-antitoxin system RelE/ParE family toxin has protein sequence MAKYKLSIQAERDLASIFEYGIFQFGLNQAQYFLMEIEQTFEGLSRFNMSGIDVSELYLGLRKYAFKSHLIFYLPTTYGVFIVRVLHQSRDYMRSSFEDFV, from the coding sequence ATGGCCAAATATAAACTGTCTATTCAGGCTGAGAGAGACCTGGCTTCAATTTTTGAATATGGTATTTTTCAGTTTGGATTAAATCAAGCGCAGTATTTTCTAATGGAAATTGAACAAACTTTTGAGGGACTTTCCAGATTCAATATGAGCGGTATTGATGTATCAGAGCTTTATCTTGGATTAAGAAAATATGCTTTTAAATCTCACTTAATCTTTTATTTACCTACGACATATGGAGTTTTTATAGTAAGAGTATTGCATCAGAGTAGAGATTATATGCGTTCTTCTTTTGAAGATTTTGTTTGA
- a CDS encoding S9 family peptidase yields the protein MSCSKKESQVILPDVQAPVAKVEPYEILSKHGHVRVDNYYWLNDRENPEVIAYLEAENAYLDTMMGHTKVFQEKLFQEMKSRIKEDDSSVPYQLDDYFYYVRYVEGGEYPIYCRKKGNLNAPEEIIVDGNELGKDKAYLNFYTSVSPDHNLAAIIMDTQGRNFYTIMVKDLRTGQMLPDRIEDTRGGIAWTNDNRSFYYSIPDKQTLRVFQIKRHILGVPTFQDELVFEEKDPTLDCYVSKTKSKKYIIIGSGRTDASYALFMDADQPGKPQLVEKVQDNVQYHVDHAGGDNFYIHTNLDAVNYRLVQAPVSQPHAANWKDVIPHRENIFLEGVDYFKEYMAIQETFEGLAKIRIVKWSDGSEHELKFDEPAYSAGIGYNPNFDTKTLRYSYTSMTTPNSTYDYNMESREKTLMKEQPVLGGFDKNNYKTERVMVPARDGKRIPMSIVYRKDKFKKDGTMPGWIYAYGSYGYSMEPTFSSTRLSLLDRGFVYAIAHIRGGQEMGGEWYEDGKMMNKKNTFTDFIDCSKWLQDNGYVAKDKLFASGGSAGGLLMGAVVNMAPELYRGVIAAVPFVDVVTTMMDESIPLTTFEWLEWGNPNIKEQYEYMLSYSPYDNVEAKDYPNLLVTTGLHDSQVQYWEPAKWVALLRTKKTDNNRLFLYTNLDAGHGGASGRFERLKEIALEYAFVFDILGIYE from the coding sequence ATGTCTTGTTCGAAAAAAGAATCCCAAGTGATATTGCCTGATGTACAAGCTCCTGTAGCCAAAGTAGAGCCCTATGAAATCCTTTCCAAGCATGGGCATGTCCGTGTGGATAATTATTATTGGTTAAATGACAGAGAAAATCCGGAAGTGATTGCTTACCTGGAAGCTGAAAATGCCTATTTGGACACCATGATGGGGCATACCAAAGTCTTTCAGGAAAAGCTATTCCAGGAAATGAAAAGCAGGATTAAGGAAGATGATTCCTCGGTTCCCTATCAGTTGGATGATTATTTCTATTATGTGAGATATGTGGAAGGGGGAGAGTACCCCATTTATTGTAGGAAAAAAGGTAATCTAAATGCTCCAGAGGAAATCATAGTGGATGGTAATGAATTGGGCAAAGATAAAGCATACCTTAATTTTTACACTTCTGTCAGTCCTGATCATAACCTGGCCGCCATCATCATGGATACCCAGGGAAGGAATTTTTATACCATCATGGTGAAGGACCTGAGGACAGGTCAGATGCTGCCGGATAGGATTGAGGATACTAGAGGAGGAATCGCCTGGACCAATGATAACAGGTCATTTTATTACTCTATTCCCGACAAACAAACCTTAAGGGTTTTCCAAATAAAAAGGCACATTTTAGGTGTACCCACCTTTCAGGATGAACTGGTTTTCGAGGAAAAAGATCCTACCCTGGACTGTTATGTCAGCAAAACAAAATCCAAAAAGTATATCATCATTGGTTCAGGAAGGACAGATGCTTCTTATGCCCTGTTCATGGATGCGGATCAACCCGGAAAACCTCAGTTGGTTGAAAAAGTACAGGATAATGTCCAATATCACGTGGACCACGCAGGAGGCGATAATTTTTATATCCATACCAACTTGGATGCGGTCAATTACCGCTTGGTACAGGCTCCGGTGTCCCAACCCCATGCAGCCAATTGGAAAGATGTCATCCCTCATAGAGAAAATATATTCCTGGAAGGTGTTGACTATTTCAAAGAGTATATGGCCATTCAGGAAACTTTTGAAGGATTGGCCAAAATCAGGATCGTCAAATGGAGTGATGGATCCGAACATGAATTGAAATTTGATGAACCGGCCTATTCTGCAGGGATAGGTTACAACCCCAATTTTGATACCAAAACGCTTCGCTATTCCTATACTTCCATGACTACTCCTAATTCCACCTATGATTACAACATGGAGAGCAGGGAGAAAACCTTGATGAAAGAGCAGCCTGTTTTGGGGGGTTTTGATAAGAATAATTACAAGACAGAAAGGGTGATGGTGCCGGCTAGGGATGGAAAGCGCATTCCGATGTCCATTGTTTACAGAAAGGATAAGTTCAAAAAGGACGGCACCATGCCCGGATGGATTTATGCTTATGGTTCTTACGGCTATTCCATGGAGCCCACGTTCAGCTCTACCCGCCTGAGTTTGCTGGATAGGGGATTTGTCTATGCGATTGCACATATCCGGGGAGGACAGGAAATGGGTGGAGAGTGGTATGAGGATGGGAAAATGATGAACAAAAAGAATACATTCACAGACTTTATCGATTGTTCAAAATGGCTTCAGGATAATGGCTATGTAGCAAAGGATAAATTATTTGCATCAGGAGGAAGTGCCGGGGGATTATTGATGGGTGCTGTGGTCAATATGGCTCCGGAATTGTACAGAGGGGTGATTGCCGCTGTTCCATTTGTGGATGTAGTCACCACCATGATGGATGAATCGATTCCTCTGACCACTTTTGAATGGTTGGAATGGGGCAACCCTAACATCAAAGAGCAGTATGAATACATGCTCTCTTATTCCCCTTATGATAATGTGGAGGCAAAAGACTATCCCAATCTTTTGGTGACAACAGGTCTACATGATTCCCAGGTACAATATTGGGAGCCAGCCAAGTGGGTGGCTTTGCTTAGGACCAAGAAAACAGACAACAATAGGCTGTTTTTGTATACCAATTTGGATGCTGGACATGGTGGGGCAAGTGGCCGTTTCGAAAGGTTGAAAGAAATAGCCCTGGAATATGCCTTTGTTTTTGATATTTTGGGGATTTATGAATAA
- a CDS encoding SDR family NAD(P)-dependent oxidoreductase, which translates to MFKDKVVWITGASSGLGKYMAYEFARNGAILAISARRKEQLEEVSVQVQTLGSTCLIVSCDVLEESQLEAAVQTIVKEFGRLDVAVANAGYGVVGKIKNLSAKEWRRQMDVNVTGLALTYKYAFPYLKETKGRVALIGSVAAYVPNPGVGAYGASKAAVRSIGQTLQVELKGTGVSCTVIHPGFVESDIAKVDNEGVFHPENPDPRPAQLMWPTHKAAKVMVRAIAKRKRSFVFTGHGKVLAFIGQHFPGFARWIVSKMG; encoded by the coding sequence ATGTTCAAAGACAAAGTGGTTTGGATAACCGGTGCTTCCTCAGGTTTGGGGAAGTATATGGCCTATGAATTTGCCAGAAACGGAGCCATCTTGGCAATTTCTGCAAGACGAAAGGAACAATTGGAAGAAGTAAGTGTCCAGGTTCAGACCCTTGGCAGTACCTGTTTGATTGTTTCCTGTGATGTTTTAGAGGAGAGTCAATTGGAAGCAGCTGTCCAAACTATTGTAAAAGAATTTGGCAGATTAGATGTAGCCGTGGCCAATGCAGGATATGGGGTTGTGGGTAAAATAAAAAACCTCAGTGCTAAGGAATGGCGAAGGCAAATGGATGTTAATGTCACAGGCTTGGCTTTGACTTATAAATATGCATTTCCTTATTTGAAGGAAACCAAAGGAAGGGTGGCATTGATTGGAAGCGTGGCTGCCTATGTACCCAATCCCGGGGTAGGGGCATATGGTGCTTCAAAAGCAGCTGTAAGGTCCATTGGTCAGACCTTGCAAGTGGAACTAAAAGGGACAGGGGTTTCTTGCACGGTAATTCACCCGGGATTTGTGGAATCAGATATTGCCAAAGTGGATAATGAAGGAGTGTTTCATCCAGAAAATCCGGATCCAAGACCTGCCCAATTGATGTGGCCGACCCATAAAGCCGCAAAAGTAATGGTCAGGGCCATTGCCAAAAGAAAACGTTCTTTTGTTTTTACGGGACATGGGAAAGTTCTGGCATTTATAGGACAACACTTCCCTGGTTTTGCAAGATGGATAGTATCTAAAATGGGTTGA
- a CDS encoding sugar isomerase domain-containing protein, whose translation MKAYKKFFRQIQQKLQLVQEQSDKIEEAAAWVAESMSKGGYILTSGTGHSHMFAEEIFYRAGGFARVVPILDDALMLHKDASYSTEMERMEGYAAKLLGAYSITEKDIFIISSNSGRNTVSIEMAMIAKENGAKVIAITNLKHTLSVESRHPSGKKLFQIADLYFDNGGEIGDASVEIEGLEFKVGATSTVIGTTILQAIMVQATENLVKKGIRPEVFSSSNSDEGEEHNEALIRKYKGKIKGL comes from the coding sequence ATGAAAGCATACAAAAAATTCTTTAGGCAAATCCAGCAAAAACTTCAACTGGTGCAGGAACAATCTGATAAAATTGAAGAAGCCGCTGCTTGGGTTGCTGAAAGTATGTCAAAAGGTGGATATATCCTTACAAGTGGCACCGGGCATTCCCATATGTTTGCAGAGGAAATTTTCTACCGTGCCGGTGGCTTTGCAAGAGTGGTCCCGATTTTGGATGACGCTTTGATGCTTCACAAAGATGCTTCCTACAGTACCGAAATGGAAAGGATGGAAGGCTATGCAGCGAAACTTTTGGGAGCCTATTCCATCACTGAAAAGGACATATTTATCATTTCCTCCAATTCGGGCAGAAATACAGTCAGTATAGAGATGGCAATGATTGCCAAGGAAAATGGGGCCAAAGTGATAGCAATTACCAACCTCAAACATACGCTATCGGTGGAATCCAGACATCCTTCCGGCAAAAAACTTTTCCAGATAGCCGACCTTTATTTTGACAACGGGGGGGAAATCGGAGATGCTTCGGTTGAAATAGAAGGACTTGAGTTTAAAGTGGGCGCTACATCTACGGTAATAGGAACTACAATCCTTCAGGCCATTATGGTTCAGGCCACCGAAAACTTGGTAAAAAAAGGTATCCGTCCAGAAGTTTTCAGCAGTTCCAATTCTGATGAAGGAGAGGAACATAATGAAGCCCTGATCCGAAAATATAAAGGAAAAATCAAAGGACTCTGA